The following are encoded together in the Bradyrhizobium quebecense genome:
- a CDS encoding CHAT domain-containing protein — translation MDLIVRFTREASLPNAKSSPISPEKFGTSDETYLAAWSTSDEEMTAFPASEGTLIALPPWSNERSSKGPTADWLWKMIPPDARQAVEKATEPVQVMIESGGLAVDLLPWESLPSLNTGPPRLSVARLVPSVLKPPPLSVVPPLRLLLVTSEAKDDLAFGDRDREILRQAPDPQSYEVREVRDATGSSVMATVHEFDPHIVHFMGHGGIVGGEGAVVLRDENTGLTNWIRASQVSRGLPISTRLLCISTGFTQKNYDINGLVGFAHAPQAVRLPTCIVNRAEVDEAGVRCFWGQFYARLVDERGSVLKAYNAAVAKLAGAGTATPAESFSLVLRDGGDRPLRLGKTIDPVQHAAEVQAQFAARLAADLKDKLKSYEDTDMSKVLSDSYAEERTRFTTFSSTAASFDSE, via the coding sequence ATGGACCTGATCGTCCGGTTCACACGCGAAGCTAGCCTGCCGAACGCGAAGAGTTCACCAATTTCGCCGGAGAAGTTCGGAACCTCCGACGAGACGTATTTGGCGGCATGGTCGACCTCCGACGAGGAGATGACGGCCTTTCCGGCCTCCGAAGGGACTTTGATTGCGCTGCCGCCATGGTCGAATGAACGGTCGTCGAAGGGACCAACCGCGGACTGGCTATGGAAGATGATCCCGCCGGACGCGCGTCAGGCGGTCGAGAAGGCCACGGAGCCCGTGCAGGTGATGATCGAAAGCGGCGGTCTCGCCGTCGACCTTCTGCCGTGGGAGTCGCTCCCGTCCTTGAACACGGGCCCGCCGCGGCTTTCGGTGGCGCGGCTCGTTCCCTCCGTGCTGAAGCCGCCTCCGCTGTCGGTCGTGCCGCCGCTCCGGCTGCTGCTGGTCACCTCCGAGGCAAAGGACGACCTCGCGTTCGGCGACCGCGACCGGGAGATCCTGCGCCAGGCGCCGGACCCGCAGTCCTACGAGGTCCGCGAAGTCCGCGATGCGACCGGCTCGAGCGTAATGGCCACCGTGCACGAATTCGATCCTCATATCGTGCATTTCATGGGCCACGGCGGCATCGTCGGCGGCGAGGGCGCGGTCGTGCTGCGCGACGAGAACACGGGGCTCACGAACTGGATACGCGCCTCGCAGGTCTCCCGCGGCCTGCCGATCTCGACGCGGCTGCTCTGCATCAGCACGGGCTTCACGCAGAAGAACTACGACATCAACGGCCTGGTCGGCTTCGCCCACGCGCCGCAGGCGGTCCGCCTTCCGACCTGCATCGTCAACCGCGCGGAAGTCGACGAGGCGGGCGTCAGGTGCTTCTGGGGCCAGTTCTACGCGAGGCTCGTCGACGAAAGAGGAAGCGTCCTCAAGGCCTACAACGCCGCCGTCGCAAAACTCGCGGGAGCCGGCACCGCCACGCCCGCCGAAAGCTTCTCGCTCGTGCTTCGGGACGGCGGCGATCGCCCGTTGAGGCTCGGCAAGACCATCGACCCGGTCCAACATGCCGCCGAGGTCCAGGCGCAGTTCGCAGCTCGCCTCGCCGCCGACCTGAAGGACAAGCTCAAGTCGTACGAAGACACCGACATGAGCAAGGTCCTGAGCGACAGCTATGCCGAGGAGCGCACCCGCTTCACCACCTTCTCTTCGACCGCCGCAAGCTTCGATTCAGAGTGA